Proteins from a single region of Anastrepha ludens isolate Willacy chromosome 5, idAnaLude1.1, whole genome shotgun sequence:
- the LOC128864266 gene encoding protein mushroom body miniature: protein MGKQNNYGQGGDGGRYRRFGGTGSLGNYDRGSGHRNLPNDNRRSGNWGGGDFRRSFDNSGNSGNNNNYGDSNIPPLINEDDNRFQKFRDQSAQDKYRGRQGRNRNRNQRSGKQNYGKNARKDSANWHGDRNGTAALQNEPQQDYSQALPASAPAPVPVAHLSQQVPPVPEHGTSSPAVPPPIQNDLPQKTELNENSPIIKNIKQERIEAKDIKQVAKPPASSSSSSESSESESENEPPTKTVQEVVKSNLVKVKQETTGKPTQSSVKNPPTSSSSSSSSEEGDSSDESTEKSKVSSKQINKIIKKDGKKPEKKKQLSEEDLICLGKLERKFVIEDDASEDAYVSMENQGATSKSQCLICDKQGHTAFECQMICKNCSAPYHNMKSCPKPVNLSTMMQSFMEFCMGQMSQFNPEKKFTLPLNKSNIPNENILPTENLQIGSAVQSKKSKKNAKSKEPPKKVAKRKRRYTSKSSDEEEEEDDDETEEEESDSSEEVVKQKIKKRRTKTPAVVDTPDYGIPFVPPFSSFPGFGATAATYNPLLLGQLMQSGVFGTPKKLQ from the exons atggGAAAACAGAATAATTATGGCCAGGGTGGTGATGGTGGTAGATATAGACGGTTTGGTGGTACTGGCTCCTTAGGTAATTACGATAGAGGCTCTGGGCATCGTAATTTACCCAACGATAATCGTCGTTCTGGTAACTGGGGCGGTGGGGATTTCCGTCGATCATTTGATAACAGCGGGAACAGcggcaacaataacaactatgGCGACAGCAACATACCTCCTCTTATTAATGAGGATGATAATCGGTTTCAGAAATTCCGGGATCAATCTGCCCAAGATAAATATAGGGGTAGACAAGGTCGTAATCGTAATCGTAATCAGCGTAGCGGAAAGCAAAATTACGGAAAGAACGCAAGAAAAGACAGTGCAAATTGGCATGGGGATCGCAATGGTACTGCAGCTTTGCAAAATGAACCACAACAAGATTACTCACAAGCATTGCCGGCATCAGCACCGGCACCGGTACCAGTTGCTCACTTATCACAGCAAGTGCCACCAGTGCCGGAGCATGGCACAAGTTCACCCGCTGTGCCGCCGCCAATTCAAAATGATTTACCACAAAAAACTGAGTTAAACGAAAATAGTCCtataataaagaatataaaGCAGGAAAGAATCGAGGCAAAGGATATTAAACAAGTTGCTAAACCACCAGCGTCTTCATCAAGTTCTTCCGAATCAAGCGAAAGTGAGAGTGAGAATGAACCACCAACCAAAACTGTTCAAGAAGTAGTTAAATCAAATTTAGTGAAGGTGAAACAAGAAACCACTGGGAAGCCAACCCAGAGTAGTGTCAAAAACCCACCGACTTCTTCAAGCTCTTCATCTTCGTCGGAGGAAGGCGATAGTAGCGATGAAAGTACGGAAAAAAGTAAAGTCTCAAGtaagcaaattaataaaataattaaaaaggaTGGAAAGAAGCCGgagaagaaaaaacaattgtCGGAAGAGGACTTGATTTGTCTCGGCAAATTAGAGAGAAAGTTTGTTATCGAAGATGACGCTTCCGAAGATGCCTATGTATCAATGGAAAATCAGGGCGCTACCTCAAAAAGTCAATGTTTGATATGTGACAAGCAG GGACATACCGCCTTCGAATGTCAgatgatttgcaaaaattgttcaGCACCCTATCACAATATGAAGAGTTGTCCCAAGCCCGTAAACTTATCAACAATGATGCAGTCCTTTATGGAGTTCTGTATGGGGCAAATGAGTCAATTCAATCCTGAAAAAAAGTTCACATTaccattaaataaaagtaatattccAAATGAGAACATTTTGCCAACAGAAAATTTGCAGATTGGTAGTGCAGTGCaaagcaaaaaaagcaaaaaaaatgcaaaatcaaaAGAGCCACCAAAAAAGGTAGCAAAAAGAAAGCGCAGGTACACTTCTAAATCCAGTGACgaggaggaagaagaagatgatgatgaaacagaagaagaggaaagtgaCTCAAGTGAAGAAGtagtcaaacaaaaaataaaaaagagacgCACAAAAACACCTGCTGTGGTAGACACGCCCGACTATGGAATTCCGTTTGTACCTCCGTtttcatcttttcctggtttcggtgCTACAGCAGCTACCTATAACCCATTATTGCTAGGTCAGCTCATGCAAAGTGGAGTCTTTGGAACACCGAAAAAACTTCAATAA